A single window of Cryptococcus tetragattii IND107 chromosome 4 map unlocalized Ctg04, whole genome shotgun sequence DNA harbors:
- a CDS encoding 2-deoxy-D-gluconate 3-dehydrogenase has protein sequence MSYIEDLFGLTGKTALITGATRGIGSRMALALAKAGADIILVQRNTSNTSTRDAIVAAGRKADIVVCDLGDAAAVGKLIPHVTKELGRTLDIVVNCGGIQRRHPVENFPDDDWNEVLQVNLNTVFTITRDAGRHMLESRGGVAGEPVPEGGAAGNPRGFGKIINISSLVAFQGGLNVVAYAAAKHGVQGIVKSFSNGWAAKGVCVNAIAPGYIATDMNEALIADKDRARQILERIPAGRWGTPEDFEGAVVFLASRASDYVTGECLFVDGGWMAR, from the exons ATGTCCTACATAGAAGATCTCTTTGGCCTTACCGGGAAAACTGCTTT GATTACTGGCGCAACCCGAGGCATCGGGTCTCGAATGGCCCTTGCGCTCGCCAAAGCCGGTGCCGACATCATCCTTGTCCAACGTAACACCAGCAACACCTCCACCCGAGACGCCATTGTTGCTGCCGGTCGCAAGGCCGACATTGTCGTCTGCGACCTCGGTGATGCAGCCGCTGTTGGCAAGCTCATTCCCCACGTTACCAAGGAGCTTGGACGGACTCTTGACATTGTCGTGAACTGTGGCGGTATCCAACGTCGACACCCTGTTGAGAACTTCCCTGATGATGACTGGAACGAAGTTCTCCAGGTCAACTTGAACACTGTCTTCACTATCACTCGAGATGCTGGTAGGCACATGCTCGAATCTCGAGGTGGTGTCGCTGGTGAGCCCGTCCCCGAAGGCGGTGCTGCTGGTAACCCCAGGGGCTTCGGCAAGATCATCAATATCTCCAGTTTAGTGGCTTTCCAGGGTGGTTTGAACGTTGTAGCTTACGCTGCTGCCAAGCATGGTGTCCAAGGAATC GTCAAATCGTTCTCTAACGGTTGGGCTGCCAAGGGCGTCTGTGTCAATGCCATTGCCCCCGGTTACATCGCTACTGAC ATGAACGAGGCTCTCATAGCAGACAAGGACCGAGCTCGACAAATTCTCGAACGTATCCCTGCCGGCAGATGGGGGACCCCTGAAGATTTCGAGGGTGCCGTTGTCTTCCTTGCTTCTCGAGCGAGTGACTACGTCACCGGTGAATGTCTTTTCGTTGACGGTGGATGGATGGCTC GTTAA